A window of Rhizobium acidisoli contains these coding sequences:
- a CDS encoding Smr/MutS family protein: MARDRKLSADERILWGKVARSTRPMPGKAGALTELDAFLVEAEAAAEQEKAGKQTSAAPLPPQPAAPSAPKPPAGVHHPLEKPVKRKIAKGRLALEARIDLHGLVQSEAHVILLDFLMRAHERGMRHVLVITGKGSSMGSDGALKRAVPLWFSKPEFRYLISSYESAAQHHGGEGALYIRLSRRHGEKP; the protein is encoded by the coding sequence ATGGCCAGGGATCGAAAACTCAGCGCGGACGAGAGGATCCTCTGGGGCAAGGTTGCCCGCAGCACGCGGCCGATGCCCGGTAAGGCGGGTGCGTTGACCGAACTCGATGCTTTTCTTGTCGAAGCCGAAGCGGCGGCCGAACAGGAGAAGGCAGGAAAGCAGACATCCGCCGCGCCTCTGCCGCCTCAGCCGGCAGCACCCTCGGCGCCGAAACCGCCGGCTGGCGTGCATCATCCACTGGAAAAGCCGGTCAAGCGCAAGATCGCCAAGGGCCGGCTGGCGCTCGAAGCGCGCATCGACCTGCATGGGCTGGTGCAGAGCGAGGCTCATGTCATCCTGCTCGATTTCCTGATGCGCGCCCACGAGCGCGGCATGCGCCACGTCCTGGTCATCACCGGCAAAGGCAGCTCGATGGGCAGCGACGGCGCGCTGAAGCGGGCCGTGCCGCTCTGGTTCTCGAAGCCGGAATTCCGCTACCTGATCTCGTCTTATGAGTCGGCCGCACAGCATCACGGCGGGGAGGGCGCTCTCTACATTCGCCTCTCGCGGCGGCATGGGGAAAAGCCATGA
- a CDS encoding helix-turn-helix domain-containing protein, which yields MTPFGEAVRKLRARKGVSQKEMAEALNVSPAYLSALEHGKRGLPTFDLLQRIAGYFNIIWDEAEELFLLARSSDPRVVIDTSGLPPEYTEFANRLARRIRSLDSAEIGRLSALLENGVKGDGKAS from the coding sequence ATGACCCCTTTCGGAGAGGCGGTTCGCAAGCTGAGAGCGCGTAAGGGTGTCTCGCAGAAGGAAATGGCGGAAGCGCTGAATGTCTCTCCCGCCTATCTCTCGGCGCTGGAACATGGCAAGCGCGGTTTGCCGACATTCGATCTGCTGCAGCGCATCGCCGGCTATTTCAACATCATCTGGGATGAGGCCGAGGAACTGTTTCTGCTCGCCCGCTCCTCCGACCCGCGCGTCGTCATCGACACATCAGGCCTGCCGCCGGAATATACCGAATTTGCCAACCGATTGGCGCGGCGGATCCGCAGCCTTGACAGTGCAGAGATAGGCCGGCTATCCGCTCTTCTCGAAAATGGCGTCAAAGGCGACGGAAAAGCGTCATAA